The DNA segment gtgctttgatctttttacaaaaaagtttggtgttgattattggctttttctaaatggatgttttaagtatgattttgaacttaggattggaagatgtttgttgtaaaattttggtttaagcatgagttttgaagttaaaaggaattgcaacaaaaaatcaagggaaatggcctatggatgtttcggtcatagtgtgttttccatagttgtgttttgttttaaatttttctgagttgatatttaagtttaggacaaaatttacatgaggaatgtaaattttggaaacttttgaagttagtatgcaaaatccttaagttatgggtaaaacggtcattttctcacatgtagagagtaaaatgaaaattttactctttaagttagtattttccatatttcaaattattagtgatttagttctaacttttagaatcacaattacagttcctcgtgatcgcacttgaagttcctcgaggtaagttagcttttaacttagtagcagtctactgtgtatgtgtgctaagtaaaggaactacagtgtatgtatgtatgttatcatatatgtcatgtcatgccaagttatcacgtaattgtctattatacagaatttattctatcatcaatttttatctgttagataatatattctgtcatgtattactgtacattacaagtatgtcatgttaaatatgttgtctattatatgttatgccatgttacgaaatgtttctatctcaagttggtcatgtatttcaagttatgttcaaatcacgttatgttacgtcagggctccagtcctttcgtattccagtcacgtttcatcttgagtacattcaatttgtgtagaatacatggggccacaacaactatggagtatgtatttaactgcattatgaATGTgtggaatacatggggctacaacaactatggagtatgtatttacacgtataatacatgggaccacaacaactgtggagtatgtatttttcatgttaagtcaagtttgcgtagaatacatggggccacaataactgtggagtatgtatttacacgtagaatacatggggccacaacaactgtggagtatgtatttttcatgttaattcaagtttcagagtaagttcatactaagtcaagtttcagatcaaattcatgtcaagtcaagttcagttcatgtttcaatttaagttatgtcaattatgctatgttgtacgctaagttatgctttaattatttatgaatttgattatgcatttatgcttttactgtcatccatgcatcattagcatgtgtggaagttttttgttaactacaaatctcactgtggtagtcccaattaccattccccccgaatggtagatcttgttacaggacctgaaggaggatcaggagctgaccaactagacacagtcgattgaatgacggtgcgtcgttaatgttaatatagtagttaaattactacttgtacgatggagttgcatctccagtacttttggatcataactatttgggactagtgttgtgattttagttgttcaataggtttttatatatgaagtatgttttaagcatttgggatattttcaatttggtgcatagtattgctaaaaaaaaaaaaattatccgttgcgaatattgcatattgttagatgcatgttaggaacattgcatcttaatGTCATGAACGgtggcaggtaaccttgtgttgcatgtctcgacactttaAATTttcgttcgatcccaaacggaatttgggggcgtcacatccgGTTTCTAAGAATAATTGACCACTCAAACCAGTCTTAAAATAGTTGGCCCACAAAAATTACAAAGTGCAGTAAATTGGTTTGGGTTACATTGATTGTAGAATTTAGatttagaaaaacataattttaaaactctatatatatatatatttttaaataaaaccaaCGTTCATTGAGAAAATACTAGTTAAGACAATACACCACATCTGATACATACAGGAACATCTTCCACGTCTATAAGTACTTGATTACAAGATAAAGCATGCTTTGCTAAATGATCAGGAGCAACTTGATTGGAATCCCTTCTATTaatcttaatataatttcaaccaAATCTAAATTTTAGCATAAAATCTAAACAGAAGATTTATatcaaaacatatattatattaaaaacataCATTATTTTTACTCCTCAATTAATCCAATGATCCAAACAAATGTAAGAAGTAAACAAAGAATGAGAGGAGACTGCGTACAGAAAAGAATCCCAGAAACAGAAGTGAAAGAAGTAGAATGACGAGGATACAAAATTACAACGACACGATGGGAATAATTTTAGTAATCTGCTGTTATGTCTATTCTCTTGCAGAACGAATTAGCACTTGATTAATCATTTTGTCTAAATTCGCGTAAGATGAGCCATTCGATTTGCTTGTGACGGCTTCCTCCGCCAACCTCTTCCATTCTTCGGCTTTCTTCCTCAACTCTCTCCCCTTTTCTCCCAGCATCAGCGCTCTCACGAggctctctattttctctctgcTTGCATCTCCCTCAATCTCCATGCCCACGCCCCATTCGTTGCAAGAGAACCTACAATTGGTTTGTTGCTCAGCAAAGAATGGCCAACAGAGCATTGGCACTCCGCTGCTCAAGCTTTCGATCGTGGAATTCCATCCGCTGTGCGTCAGAAATCCTCCAACGGACGGATGGCTGAGAACTTGTTCTTGAGGACACCAACTTGCTAAAAGACTCCTTTCTTTGGTCTGTACCAAGAACTCAGGGGGAAGAATGGACAAATCACCCTCCACGAGATCTGGCCTTATAATCCACAGGAATGTTTGATTACTATTTGCAAGTCCCCAAGCAAAATCAATTAATTGCTTACTTGTCATGACCGTTATGCTTCCAAAATTCACGTAAACAACGGAGTTGGGTTCTTTTTTGTCCAGCCATTCCAGACACGAATATTCTTCTTTCCATAGGTTTGATCCAATTGATTTATATTCACCACCCGGGATCTGGTTTTCGAGAAGTTGCAGGGGACCGACGGTGTAAATGGGGGGAAACATGGATGAAAGTGCGTCCAAAACTTCTTGCTCTAATGGCTCAAACGTATTAAAGATAAGAGCAGAAGCCTTTCGAGCTCTCTCGGCTTCGACCATTGGAAAACTTAACATATATTCATCAGGATCTGTGGTTCTAATGAAGCTTGGAAGATCTCTGAAACGGATACCTTTCATACCAGGAATCCAATCTATGACCATATCCAAATACCCATTAGTTAAATAACTCGCATCTGCACATCAAAGAAATTGCACAATCGATACATCAGATCAGTTCATGCCAATAGTTTAAAGTTCTACTTACAAGCATAGTGTTTAGcagaagatgaaaagagaatTAGCGgctatgaaaataaaagaatgaagtTGTACTTGATTGATAAGTTTGTAGTAGTACCTTTGAGTGGTGTTAGACCTTCCTCCACGAGACGGCGATATTGAGCGTAGCCCATGAAACCACAGGCACTGGTCGTCCAGAAAAGAACCTCAGGGACGCCCAGTTCTGCTGCTGCGTCAAGAGTGAAACTCATGGCACCGTCGGAAACTATGCAAGAGACCGGGGGAACGTTTGACGAAGAGGTGTCGTTCAGTTTCCGAAGAAGGTTTCTGAAGGGAGCTAAGCAATGTTTTTTCGTGGATTCGCACAGGGACGGAATGTCCTGGGTGGCTTCGGCATCGGACTTAGGAAGGCCGTCGGGGATTGTTGTGAATCGGAAGGAGGGAAGGCCGTCGAGAGAGTTGGGACCTCGGGATTTCAGGAGACGTTTGTGGTTGAACTCTGTGTTGACGAAAGTGATGTGAAAGCCTCTGTAGTGCAGGAATTTGGCCAACTTTAGCATTGGGTTTATGTGGCCTTGAGCTGGGTAGGGGATGCAGACTGCATGGGGCTTCTCCATTAATTAAGGCCTTGGGAATTAACACAGTTTCTCTCCCTGTCACTCTAGGCACAGATCAATTGAAAATGGGATAATCTTGGCGAGAGAATTGGCTTGGTTTTTATAGGGAAAGGATCTTCCCCGAGTCGTCCTCCTTTCACACCTCAGCCGCCAGAGATTTGGAGGTCGGCCATAA comes from the Carya illinoinensis cultivar Pawnee chromosome 8, C.illinoinensisPawnee_v1, whole genome shotgun sequence genome and includes:
- the LOC122318055 gene encoding 7-deoxyloganetin glucosyltransferase-like, whose product is MEKPHAVCIPYPAQGHINPMLKLAKFLHYRGFHITFVNTEFNHKRLLKSRGPNSLDGLPSFRFTTIPDGLPKSDAEATQDIPSLCESTKKHCLAPFRNLLRKLNDTSSSNVPPVSCIVSDGAMSFTLDAAAELGVPEVLFWTTSACGFMGYAQYRRLVEEGLTPLKDASYLTNGYLDMVIDWIPGMKGIRFRDLPSFIRTTDPDEYMLSFPMVEAERARKASALIFNTFEPLEQEVLDALSSMFPPIYTVGPLQLLENQIPGGEYKSIGSNLWKEEYSCLEWLDKKEPNSVVYVNFGSITVMTSKQLIDFAWGLANSNQTFLWIIRPDLVEGDLSILPPEFLVQTKERSLLASWCPQEQVLSHPSVGGFLTHSGWNSTIESLSSGVPMLCWPFFAEQQTNCRFSCNEWGVGMEIEGDASREKIESLVRALMLGEKGRELRKKAEEWKRLAEEAVTSKSNGSSYANLDKMINQVLIRSARE